The Uruburuella testudinis genome window below encodes:
- a CDS encoding TraB/GumN family protein has protein sequence MNFVNRFQTASSVFVRPSECEFGKAMPKYLLFLLTLLATAVSFARGAPEADTFLWKVSKSGRPDAYLLGTVHVGKVGSRLGALPQQALDKVAQVVVESNADELAQPRHAAEAARMMQLMSDKRTLNQSLGRARVWALSRMAAQGHDPIDISGSRHDKPWVVWAMLQTAYSPKGYSYQYGVDNLLIEAAQKQQKPVIALERSEPLHYFNAIPENTVKRSLDMLIRHHRAVLSEQKKLVEDYQAGRAGALWQEISNPQTQLKYQPKQDHAYWHDFMYQKLLIERNQQWLPRLIEILPQKPTLVAVGAAHLFGEQGLILRLRQVGYQVTPVLPESVRTSLEN, from the coding sequence ATGAATTTTGTGAATAGGTTTCAGACGGCCTCATCTGTGTTTGTGAGGCCGTCTGAATGTGAGTTTGGGAAAGCCATGCCGAAATACCTGTTATTTTTGCTGACATTGTTGGCAACGGCCGTCAGTTTTGCCCGCGGCGCACCGGAAGCAGATACTTTTTTATGGAAAGTAAGCAAAAGCGGCCGCCCCGATGCTTATCTGCTCGGCACTGTGCATGTGGGCAAAGTGGGCAGCCGTTTGGGCGCCTTGCCGCAACAGGCGCTGGATAAGGTGGCGCAAGTGGTGGTGGAGTCGAATGCCGACGAGCTTGCCCAGCCGCGCCATGCCGCCGAAGCTGCGCGCATGATGCAATTGATGAGCGATAAGCGCACTTTGAACCAATCGCTCGGTCGCGCCAGGGTGTGGGCGCTCAGCCGTATGGCTGCGCAAGGGCATGATCCGATAGACATCAGCGGCAGCCGCCATGATAAACCGTGGGTGGTGTGGGCGATGTTGCAGACCGCGTATTCGCCTAAAGGCTATTCTTACCAATACGGCGTAGATAATTTATTGATTGAGGCGGCACAAAAGCAGCAAAAACCGGTGATTGCGTTGGAGCGGTCAGAGCCTTTGCATTATTTTAACGCCATTCCCGAAAACACCGTCAAACGCAGCCTGGATATGCTCATCCGTCATCATCGGGCGGTATTGTCGGAACAGAAAAAATTGGTCGAAGATTATCAGGCCGGCCGTGCCGGCGCTTTGTGGCAGGAAATCAGCAATCCGCAAACACAGTTAAAATACCAGCCGAAACAAGATCATGCGTATTGGCATGATTTTATGTATCAGAAACTGCTGATTGAGCGCAACCAGCAATGGCTGCCCCGGCTGATTGAGATTCTGCCGCAAAAACCTACACTAGTGGCGGTGGGGGCGGCGCATCTGTTTGGCGAACAAGGACTGATTTTGCGCTTGCGGCAGGTCGGCTATCAGGTTACGCCGGTGTTGCCCGAATCTGTTCGCACATCGTTGGAAAATTGA
- the rpmA gene encoding 50S ribosomal protein L27: protein MATKKAGGSSKNGRDSEAKRLGVKAYGSELIPAGSIIVRQRGTRFHAGDNVGMGKDHTLFAKVDGYVEFKVKGALNRKTVSVRPYTGADE, encoded by the coding sequence ATGGCAACCAAAAAAGCTGGTGGTAGCTCTAAAAACGGTCGCGATTCAGAAGCCAAACGCCTGGGCGTAAAAGCCTATGGCAGCGAGCTGATTCCTGCCGGTTCAATCATCGTACGCCAACGCGGCACCCGCTTTCACGCCGGTGACAACGTAGGCATGGGCAAAGACCATACTTTGTTCGCCAAAGTAGATGGTTATGTTGAGTTTAAAGTCAAAGGTGCTTTGAACCGTAAAACCGTTAGTGTACGTCCGTATACCGGTGCCGACGAATAA